CTTATTAATAGGTTTTTAACAATGAATAATTATTAGCGTAGTGTATAATTAATTAAAGAAAAGCAATAAAACGTATGCAGAAAAAAATAGACTATTCTATGATTTTCTATTATTGGACAAAGCAATTAATATATTCTGTAGCTTTCAAAAATTTTACAACACTATGGTAAATTTTCTATTTCTTCAACATTCAAATCTTTCAAAAACTCCCTAAAAGAGAGATCTACTTCTGTACCTTCATTTTCAAGAATCTTTTTGAACTGTTGAACCATTTTATTTCCATGTTTATCTAAATCAAAAAGTATTATTACTTTACTGTAATTTTCTAAAATTTTCTCGGCAACATCGTAAAATCTCTGGCCTTTTAAAACGATTACATTTTTTATTCCATAGTTTGACAACTTTCTTAGATCATTAATTCCTTCTACCAAAACGCATACATCCGATTTCGTAGATTCTTCTCTAAGTTTTTCTTTCCAATCTCCAAAACTTTGAAACTCACTCAACTTGCTTTGTCCCAAGAAATTTTTTAACAAATTCAAAGATTTTAGATAGCACGGATTTATGTTTTTCAGGTTCTTTAAGAATTTGTTTGACCGCTTCTTCGCCTTTTATGTCTTTTAGTTTATTCGTAATTACCAAAAATACTTCTAAAGGATTAAAAGGTATTTCAAAAACTTCAGCCACACCCATTGCTTTGTAATAATCTATGTCATCTTTTGTTATATTTTCTGCTATTATAATAAAAGGAATATCTTTTAATGATTCATCTCTTTTCATGAATGCCCAAACTTGAAGCGAAGGAATGTTATTAACTTTTGGATGCGCTATTATTCCGTGAAAGTTTCTATCTGTTGTTAAAATATCTATTACTTCCTTTACTGATCCTATTTTTATTACTTCTGATTGACTAAGTGAAGCAATTTCATCTAATATTGTATATATCTCTTCACTTTCACCTAAATATAATATCCTCATCGTCAATACCTCTTTGTTATACGAAAGTAATTTCTGGTAAAACTGGAATTAATTTTTTTTCATAAGCTTCTTTTAAAAATAGCTCTATAGCTTTTTTCCCCCTCTCTCCGTAGTCTACTGTTAAATCATTAACATACATTCCTATGAATTTATCTGCTTTGTCCTTTGTCATTCCTCTTGCGTATTTTAATGCATATTCAACTGCTTCATCTCTATGAGCTAAGGAGTACTTAATGCTTTCTCTCAATATTTCGGAAATTTCTTTCATTGCTTCAATTCCAAGGTCTTTCCTGATTACGTTGCCACCAAGTGGAAGTGGAAGACCGCCTGTCTTCTCATACCACCATTTTCCTAAATCAACTATACATTTTAAACCTTCGTCTTGGTAAGTTAGCTGTCCTTCGTGAATGATTAGCCCAGCGTCAACCTTTCCTTCCTTTACAGCATCCATAATTTGGTCAAATGGAAGTGCGACGTAATTTATATCCGGCTCAAAAAGTTTTAAGGCTAAAAACGCAGACGTTAACGTACCGGGAACAGCTATTTTTTTGTTCTTTAATTCGTTAGCCGGAAAATCTTCTTTTGCTACTACCATAGGTCCGTAATTATCTCCCATGCTTGCTCCGGATGATAACAAAGCATACCTATCTGCAACATATGGAAAAGCATGAATTGATATTGCTGAAACTTCATAGGTGCCTTTTAATGCTTCTTTGTTTAAGGTCTCTATGTCTGATAGTACATCTATAAATTCATAACCTTTAGTATCAATCTTTTTTGTATTGATTGCATAAAACATAAATGCATCATCAGAATCTGGACTGTGGGCAACTCTTATTATCATTTTATCCTCCATTTATTAATTTCCGCAGACTTCAATAATACTTTCTTTTAAACTATCTAAGAAATAATTAAGCTCTTCTTCTGTTGTTGATAATGGCGGCATGATTACCATTACATCACCAAGCGGTCTTATCCATATTCCTCTTTTAAGCATTGCCTTTGCCACTTTAAACCCCATTCTTTCTCCGTATGGATAGGGCTGTTTTTTTTCTTTATCTTTTACAAGCTCAACACCAGCCATAAATCCATATTGTCTTACGTCAATAACATGGTTTAACTCTAAGAATTCTTTTAGTCTTTCTTCTAATAATTTAATCTTTGGTTGTAATTTTTCTAATGTTTTTTCTTCTTCGAAAAGCTGAATGTTTGCTAATGCTACGTTGCAAGCTACAGGATTTCCTGTGTATGTATGTCCATGATAAAAATGTTTAGCTTCTCCAAATTCTCCAAGAAATTCATTAAAAATCTCATCTGTTGTTAAAGTTGCTGCCAATGGCAAATATCCTCCTGTTATCCCCTTTCCAAGAGCCATTATGTCTGGTTTAACATCTTCTTTTAAACATGCAAACATCTTCCCAGACCTACCAAATCCTGTTGCAACTTCATCAACAATCATTAAAATGTTGTATTCTCTACAAATTCTTTCTATTTCTTTCAAGTATCCTTTTGGAAATGGTAAAATACCGGCTGCACCTTGAACGCCGGCCTCTAAAACAAATCCTGCAACTGTTTGATGATGCTTAAAAACAAACTCTTCCACTTCGTCTATCAATTTCTTTGTAGTTTCTTCTGTTAAAGCTTTTTCTCTACCGGCTATTTTCACAGCTTGTAAGTAAGGAGAAGGTAGCTTATAAACATCAAAAAGTAAAGGTCTGTATTTTTCATGGAAAATGTTGATGCCGCCTATGCTGACACTACCTATTGTATCGCCATGATAAGCTTCACTCAGTGTTATAAACTTGTTTTTTTCTTTCATTCCTTTATTATGCCAATAATGATAGGCTATTTTTATTGCAATTTCCATTGCTTCAGAACCATCTTCACTGTAGAAAACCTTACTTAAACCTTCTGGGGTGATGTCTACAAGCTTTTTAGCAAGTTTTACGGCTGGTATATTTGATGCTCCAAGGGTTGTGAAATGAGATATTTTACTTACCTGCTCACAAATAGCTTGATTTAATTTTGGATGATTATGTCCATGAACATTACACCATAAAGAAGAAACGCCATCAAAGTATTTATTTCCGTAAATATCAATTATATAATTTCCTTCTCCTCTTTCAACT
This genomic window from Sulfurihydrogenibium sp. contains:
- the bioA gene encoding adenosylmethionine--8-amino-7-oxononanoate transaminase produces the protein MEDKEILKQWDKEYFWHPFTQMKVYREEDNVIVERGEGNYIIDIYGNKYFDGVSSLWCNVHGHNHPKLNQAICEQVSKISHFTTLGASNIPAVKLAKKLVDITPEGLSKVFYSEDGSEAMEIAIKIAYHYWHNKGMKEKNKFITLSEAYHGDTIGSVSIGGINIFHEKYRPLLFDVYKLPSPYLQAVKIAGREKALTEETTKKLIDEVEEFVFKHHQTVAGFVLEAGVQGAAGILPFPKGYLKEIERICREYNILMIVDEVATGFGRSGKMFACLKEDVKPDIMALGKGITGGYLPLAATLTTDEIFNEFLGEFGEAKHFYHGHTYTGNPVACNVALANIQLFEEEKTLEKLQPKIKLLEERLKEFLELNHVIDVRQYGFMAGVELVKDKEKKQPYPYGERMGFKVAKAMLKRGIWIRPLGDVMVIMPPLSTTEEELNYFLDSLKESIIEVCGN
- a CDS encoding toprim domain-containing protein; amino-acid sequence: MSEFQSFGDWKEKLREESTKSDVCVLVEGINDLRKLSNYGIKNVIVLKGQRFYDVAEKILENYSKVIILFDLDKHGNKMVQQFKKILENEGTEVDLSFREFLKDLNVEEIENLP
- a CDS encoding MqnA/MqnD/SBP family protein, with the translated sequence MIIRVAHSPDSDDAFMFYAINTKKIDTKGYEFIDVLSDIETLNKEALKGTYEVSAISIHAFPYVADRYALLSSGASMGDNYGPMVVAKEDFPANELKNKKIAVPGTLTSAFLALKLFEPDINYVALPFDQIMDAVKEGKVDAGLIIHEGQLTYQDEGLKCIVDLGKWWYEKTGGLPLPLGGNVIRKDLGIEAMKEISEILRESIKYSLAHRDEAVEYALKYARGMTKDKADKFIGMYVNDLTVDYGERGKKAIELFLKEAYEKKLIPVLPEITFV
- a CDS encoding histidine kinase, with product MRILYLGESEEIYTILDEIASLSQSEVIKIGSVKEVIDILTTDRNFHGIIAHPKVNNIPSLQVWAFMKRDESLKDIPFIIIAENITKDDIDYYKAMGVAEVFEIPFNPLEVFLVITNKLKDIKGEEAVKQILKEPEKHKSVLSKIFEFVKKFLGTKQVE